The Rhinoraja longicauda isolate Sanriku21f chromosome 17, sRhiLon1.1, whole genome shotgun sequence genome includes a region encoding these proteins:
- the LOC144601734 gene encoding coiled-coil domain-containing protein 3-like, with the protein MGWVSALLFLTFIGEVWTCRRSVDQKMQSDQCRVQMANIIIYVKVVAVVYTTKFSIGMHSAEVELLCDQAQGSRWQMHAGSRYNLTGLGYSTCYADTVMENNTYYLFIRMDGHRNIVLDAINGQQPIFPDTTENKQMFSDLFKSSNCGSGARYPIYAPEWELQEDNRKMKSLEKSNNNLRKQVKYLLRQRRK; encoded by the exons ATGGGCTGGGTGAGTGCACTCTTGTTCCTCACGTTCATCGGGGAAGTTTGGACCTGTAGACGAAGCGTGGACCAGAAAATGCAGAGTGATCAGTGCCGAGTCCAAATGGCCAACATAATCATCTACGTCAAGGTGGTGGCCGTCGTCTACACGACGAAGTTCTCGATAGGAATGCATTCGGCGGAGGTGGAACTGTTGTGTGACCAAGCTCAGGGCAGTAGGTGGCAGATGCACGCTGGGTCCAGATATAACCTGACTGGACTGGGTTACTCCACATGTTACGCTGACACCGTCATGGAAAACAACACCTATTATTTATTCATCAG GATGGATGGACATCGCAACATTGTGCTAGATGCAATCAATGGCCAGCAGCCAATTTTCCCTGACACCACCGAAAACAAGCAGATGTTCTCTGACCTCTTCAAGTCCTCCAACTGTGGCAGCGGCGCCCGTTATCCCATCTACGCACCTGAGTGGGAACTGCAAGAGGATAATCGG AAAATGAAGTCTCTGGAGAAGTCCAACAACAATCTGCGTAAGCAAGTGAAGTACTTACTAAGGCAGAGAAGAAAATGA